Proteins from a single region of Carassius gibelio isolate Cgi1373 ecotype wild population from Czech Republic chromosome A5, carGib1.2-hapl.c, whole genome shotgun sequence:
- the LOC128014991 gene encoding uncharacterized protein LOC128014991 — MVEDMKGKIRVFCRIRPLTRAEQAKRYHIIVASLDDYSVILETPRGPREFQFDKIFNPECTQEEVFTESSGLIQCAIDGFNVCIFAYGHTGSGKTFTMVGDRDRRNPGIIPRTFTKIFEIIQDNESKFEFKVSAYMLELYNERLQDLFVTPTEAFSKRIEIKRDRKGLVFIQGAETKEAASAGELFALFEQGCANRHIAATKMNVESSRSHLVIGIMIESRNLTNGSVSFGKLSLVDLAGSERAAKTGAKDDQLKEANSINKSLSALGDVISALSVEQPHVPYRNNKLTQLMQDSLGGNAKTLMFLNISPSDCNLDETLTSLIYATRVKAITNNAQRNIDSKEIAQLKEVILKLKSGQPVEEDP; from the exons ATGGTGGAGGACATGAAAG GTAAAATCAGGGTATTCTGTCGAATAAGGCCATTGACCCGTGCAGAGCAGGCAAAAAGATATCACATCATTGTCGCTTCTCTCGATGACTACTCTGTTATCCTGGAGACCCCTCGAGGACCTCGTgagtttcagtttgacaagatctTCAACCCAGAGTGCACGCAGGAGGAGGTTTTCACGGAGTCCAGTGG GCTGATCCAGTGTGCGATTGATGGATTTAACGTTTGCATTTTTGCATATGGCCATACGGGTTCAGGAAAAACCTTCACAATGGTTGGAGACAGAGATCGGAGGAACCCGGGAATCATTCCCAGAACGTTCACCAAGATCTTTGAGATCATCCAGGATAATGAGTCTAAATTTGAGTTTAAG GTTTCAGCCTACATGCTGGAGCTGTACAACGAGCGCCTACAGGATCTCTTTGTGACCCCCACTGAAGCTTTCAGCAAGCGAATCGAAATCAAGAGGGACAGAAAGGGGCTTGTGTTCATCCAGGGAGCAGAGACAAAAGAGGCAGCCAGCGCTGGCGAACTCTTTGCATTATTTGAGCAGGGCTGTGCGAACCGCCACATTGCAGCCACAA AGATGAACGTAGAGAGTTCCCGCTCTCACCTGGTCATTGGCATCATGATTGAGAGCCGGAATCTGACCAATGGGAGCGTGAGTTTCGGGAAGCTCAGTCTGGTGGACCTGGCAGGAAGTGAACGAGCAGCAAAAACTGGGGCCAAAGATGACCAGCTGAAG gaGGCAAACTCTATTAACAAATCTCTGAGTGCCCTTGGAGATGTCATTTCAGCTTTGTCGGTGGAGCAGCCTCATGTGCCCTACCGTAACAACAAGCTGACCCAGCTCATGCAGGACTCACTGGGCGGCAATGCCAAGACCCTCATGTTCCTCAACATCTCTCCCTCTGACTGCAACCTGGACGAAACTCTCACCTCACTCAT CTATGCGACTCGGGTGAAAGCCATCACCAACAATGCTCAGAGGAACATAGACAGCAAGGAAATCGCTCAGCTGAAAGAA gtgattttaaaattgaaatcAGGTCAGCCTGTGGAAGAAGACCCGTAA